A single region of the Balaenoptera ricei isolate mBalRic1 chromosome 12, mBalRic1.hap2, whole genome shotgun sequence genome encodes:
- the RPF2 gene encoding ribosome production factor 2 homolog — MDALDRVVKPKTKRAKRFLEKREPKLSENIKNAMLIKGGNASSTVTQVLRDVYALKKPYGVLYKKKNITRPFEDQTSLEFFSKKSDCSLFMFGSHNKKRPNNLVIGRMYDYHVLDMIEVGIEKFVSLKDIKNSKCPEGTKPMLIFAGDDFDVTEDYRRLKSLLIDFFRGPTVSNVRLAGLEYVLHFTALNGKIYFRSYKLLLKKSGCRTPRIELEEMGPSLDLVLRRTHLASDDLYKLSMKMPKALKPKKKKNVSHDTFGTTYGRIHMQKQDLSRLQTRKMKGLKKRPAERKAEDQEKKSKRI; from the exons ATGGACGCTTTGGATCGAGTTGT AAAGCCCAAAACAAAAAGAGCCAAGAGATTCCTTGAGAAAAGAGAACCGAAACtcagtgaaaatattaaaaatgctatGCTGATTAAAGGGGGCAATGCAAGTTCAACAGTGACACAAGTACTTagagatgtg TATGCACTGAAGAAACCATATGGAGTCCTGTATAAAAA gaaaaatattacAAGACCATTTGAGGATCAGACATCATTG gaatttttttcaaagaagtcaGATTGTTCTTTATTCATGTTTGGCTCCCATAATAAGAAGCGGCCAAATAATCTAGTAATAG GTCGTATGTATGACTACCATGTGCTGGATATGATTGAAGTAGGTATCGAGAAGTTTGTCTCCCTTAAAGATATTAAG aaTAGTAAATGTCCGGAGGGAACAAAACCCATGTTAATATTCGCAGGTGATGATTTTGATGTAACAGAAGACTACAGAAGGCTAAAAAGCCTTCTTATTG ATTTCTTCAGAGGCCCCACAGTATCAAACGTCCGTCTGGCTGGTTTAGAGTATGTTCTGCACTTCACTGCACTGAATGGGAAGATTTACTTTCGAAGCTATAA GTTGCTGTTGAAGAAATCTGGCTGCAGAACACCTCGGATTGAATTGGAAGAGATGGGACCCTCATTGGATCTGGTTCTGAGGAGGACACACCTAGCATCAGATGACCTTTATAAGTTATCTATGAAAATGCCCAAAGCCCTCAAG ccaaagaagaagaaaaatgtctcTCATGATACTTTTGGTACAACTTATGGAAGAATTCATATGCAGAAGCAAGACCTAAGCAGACTACAAACCAGGAAAATGAAGGGGTTGAAGAAGCGACCTGcagaaaggaaagcagaagaccaggagaaaaaatcaaagagaatttaa
- the LOC132376319 gene encoding ubiquitin-conjugating enzyme E2 D3-like translates to MFHWQATIMGPNDSPYQGGVFLLTIHFPTDYPFKPPKVAFTTRIYHPNINSNGSICLDIRRSQWSPALTISKVLLSICSLLCDPNTHDPLVPEIAWIYKTDRDKYNRLSRERTQKYAM, encoded by the coding sequence ATGTTTCATTGGCAAGCCACAATTATGGGACCTAATGACAGCCCATATCAAGGCGGTGTATTCCTTTTGACAATTCATTTTCCTACAGACTACCCCTTCAAACCACCTAAGGTTGCATTTACAAcaagaatttatcatccaaaTATTAACAGTAATGGCAGCATTTGTCTCGATATTCGAAGATCACAGTGGTCTCCTGCTTTAACTATTTCTAAAGTTCTTTTATCCATTTGTTCACTGCTATGTGATCCAAACACACATGACCCTCTAGTGCCAGAGATTGCATGGATCTATAAAACAGACAGAGATAAGTACAACAGACTGTCTCGGGAACGGACTCAGAAGTATGCCATGTGA